The stretch of DNA AGTTTGAGGATTCGGGGATATACAATGGTAATTTTTGCCTGTTAAAATTTTGCCCACTAGGAAAAACTAAAAGAAAATCATGTACGTAAGGGCTGTTTGGATGAAGCATATATTACTTATTCTCATATTTTTTCTCTTAAATTGTAAAAACCATAGCTGGAAAAAGGTAAAAAAGCATTCAGATGCAATTCTTTATGTCATGGGTATGAATGCTGTGTACTATTTACTCTGTCACCGAAAGCTTGTCTGGGATTTTCGTGACCCTCATTTCAGTATGCTATTTATTCGAATTATTAATGTTATCTTTACTACGCCATTATTTCTGCTTTTATTTTTATGTAAACTGCCAAAGAAACATTTAACTCCATATTTGATTAAATGGGCCATATACTCAACATTGGTTGAATGGCTTGCACTAAGATTGAACATGATCACATATCGATATGGCTGGAACTTATTATGGACGTGGCTTCTATATTTCAAAATGTATCTATACACACACCTACTAAAGAAAAGAAATGCTATCGTTATACCCTTAACCGTGCTATCCACCTACATGTTCGGCGCCGCCTTCCACATGCCGTGGACGGAGGGACAGGTCCGTCGTCCACACATTTTTTGGAAAAGGACATAAGTAACAGGGATGGCGCTTGGCACATATAGTACTTCTCGTGGCGCATAACGAGGTTCGCATACCGCAAAGTCGCATCTTTTTTGACAACAATACAAAAAAAGCGGAGAAAAACATCTCGTTTTCCTCCGCTTGCCTTAAAAGAGGGAGTCAAACTTATTCCCCTACCGCTATTACATTTTCCTCTTTCATTTTTGTTGTTTTCATTTTCACTTTAAAGTAGATAAACGTGATTGTCATGAACGCTGCCATATATGTTAGAAGAATTGCATTTTGTTGCCACATGAATGAGTAGTCGCCGCTTGAAATGACTGCTTTGAACGCTTGGACGGAATATGTCATTGGTAGCAGTGCGCTAATTGGTTGTAATGCATTTGGAATTAATTCTAATGGGAACGTTCCAGCGCTCGTCGTTAATTGGAGGATTAGGACGATAATCGCGATGAATCGGCCAGGGTCTCCCAATGTTGTTACGAGCATTTGGACTAGTGCGATAAACGTGAAGCTCGTAATAAGTGATGTCACGACAAATAGTGGGACACTTGTTACTTCTATTTTTAATACGAAAAGTAATATCGCATCTACTAAAAATGCTTGAATGATGCCGACCCCTGCAATGACGCCGAACTTACTGAACAGCCATTGTAGTGCGCCTCTCGGTTGGATTGCCGGTTCTTTCAACGCATACACAATAGAAAGTAGTAGGGCCCCTACGAACAACCCTAGCGAGATAAAGTATGGTGCAAAGCCTGTTCCGTAGTTTGGCACTTTATTAATTTCGCCTTTTTCGACTTGAACAGGTTGCCCCATCATGTCGTACGTTTTTTCGTTTCCTTGGACAGAGCCTGCTTTTTCTGCTCCTTCTGACAGTTTGTCCGCGAGCTCCTCGGTACCAGCAGTTAAATCGGAAGCACCCGTTTGTAACTCTTTCGACCCTGCTGCAAGCTGATTTGTCCCATCTAGTAGTTGGGACGACCCGCTGGAAAGCTGATTCATTCCGTTCGATAGCTCATTCGCTCCGCTATTTAGTTCAGTCGAGCCGTCATATAACTGTTGAACACCTTTTTGCAACTCGCCTTGCCCAGTTTGTAATGCATCCACTCCCGCTAATAACTGACCAAAGACTGGATCGGTGTTTCCTTGAATTTTTTCCTCTAAACCAGCTGTACTTCCTAATAATTGACTGCCTAGTTCTGTTTTAAATTGAGCAAAACCTTCGTTCATTCCAGAGCGAACTTCTGAGGAAATTGGTGTACTCAATTGTGCTTGCAACTGTTGTTGAAACTGGTTTTCTAGTTGGTCTTTCGTCGGAGACCCTGCTGCCATTTGTCCGAT from Sutcliffiella cohnii encodes:
- a CDS encoding YhgE/Pip domain-containing protein, whose amino-acid sequence is MKESLFLAELKQIFRNKKMLVSIIAVMIVPLMYAGMFLWAFWDPYEQMEQLPVAIVNLDEGAEFEGTELQIGNELVEKLRENKVFDFHFVDQKEGYAGLNNQQFYLLVEIPPNFSENATTLLEDEPEKLTLKYVPNESANFLAGQIGETAINEIKAEISKNVTATYAETFFDRITEMASGLEEASDGAFQINDGASKVTDGSKSIAENLQLLAEKSIEFNNGVNSASSGAQSLTKGTEQITTGLGTITEKMPQLINGMGELKNGVEQIQQQLPAQIAGQMTTQLEGSIDGLNQSIDEFNGALSTQLSAGLTEGIADSLSKALAEQTIASQAAQMEQLKQALIGNKILPEDQAVAFIGQMAAGSPTKDQLENQFQQQLQAQLSTPISSEVRSGMNEGFAQFKTELGSQLLGSTAGLEEKIQGNTDPVFGQLLAGVDALQTGQGELQKGVQQLYDGSTELNSGANELSNGMNQLSSGSSQLLDGTNQLAAGSKELQTGASDLTAGTEELADKLSEGAEKAGSVQGNEKTYDMMGQPVQVEKGEINKVPNYGTGFAPYFISLGLFVGALLLSIVYALKEPAIQPRGALQWLFSKFGVIAGVGIIQAFLVDAILLFVLKIEVTSVPLFVVTSLITSFTFIALVQMLVTTLGDPGRFIAIIVLILQLTTSAGTFPLELIPNALQPISALLPMTYSVQAFKAVISSGDYSFMWQQNAILLTYMAAFMTITFIYFKVKMKTTKMKEENVIAVGE